The region CGCCGGGAGCCTCGACGAGCGCATGCGGCTCCTCGATTCCGGCGACGTCGACGGGATCGTGGTCTCCGCGTCCGCCGTCGAGCACCTCGGGTTCCAGGACCGGGTCACCGAGATCTTCACGACCGAGGTCCTGCTCCCGCCTCCGGGACAGGGCGCGTGCGCCGTGCTCGCGCGATCGACCGCCAAGGAGATCCTCCGCCTCGTGAAGCATCTGGATCATCCCGAGGCCCGTGCCGAGCTCGCGTGCGAGCGCGCGTTCCTGCGCGATCTGAACGCGGACGCCACGCACGCGGTGGGAGCCCTCGCGGCGATCGGGAACGGCACGATCCGCCTCGACGGCGCGGTCGTCGATCCCACCGGACGGAAGATGGTCCGGGACACCGAGGACGGGAAGATGGGCGAGGAGGAACGGATCGGAGCGCGGCTCGCGAAGCGGCTCCTCGACGAGGGCGCGCGGCGGATCGTCGCGATGGCCGGAGGCGAGCGCTAGCGCATGCTGGATCTCAAACGGATCCGCGCCGAGACGGAGCGGGTCCGGGACGCCATGCGGTGGAAGAAGAGC is a window of Candidatus Eisenbacteria bacterium DNA encoding:
- the hemC gene encoding hydroxymethylbilane synthase codes for the protein MTHAPLRIGVRATRLGRSLGERIAEQLRPYLGNTEVTQVAIESEARGGWPGATLTRAVLQGDVDLAVQNAKEMAPELPSGVVLAAVAERVTPFDVLIASDEMILDELPEGASLSAHTPIRRAQLLRYRDDLRLLDVAGSLDERMRLLDSGDVDGIVVSASAVEHLGFQDRVTEIFTTEVLLPPPGQGACAVLARSTAKEILRLVKHLDHPEARAELACERAFLRDLNADATHAVGALAAIGNGTIRLDGAVVDPTGRKMVRDTEDGKMGEEERIGARLAKRLLDEGARRIVAMAGGER